The Helianthus annuus cultivar XRQ/B chromosome 16, HanXRQr2.0-SUNRISE, whole genome shotgun sequence genome includes a window with the following:
- the LOC110944745 gene encoding uncharacterized protein LOC110944745 has protein sequence MTWGWRKLLAIRNMVRPFIWKSIGSGSETNAWSDIWCDLGPLRKFITPRIIANAGFHLQSSLADIVSPNGQWRWPIAWYNLFPVLINLIPPSIRENVRDRLVWKDLEGNTCHFTSWEVWNSIRIHDNKVNWVNMVWFKQCIPKHSFHIWLVIRNKLKTQDRLSVWEAGSETNLKLMCCPLCCFDRDSRDHLFFECSFAAQVWNNVRTMTNMEHVNGEWSDIMTWMEQNVSLKKPDNVISRLVVAAASYFVWQERNNRLFTRRQRTALVVAQEIITTVRMRILNFKFKRRFEKRSLMEKWKIPSSNMEIEPD, from the coding sequence ATGACATGGGGTTGGCGAAAGCTTCTTGCCATTCGAAACATGGTTCGGCCGTTCATATGGAAGTCTATTGGTAGCGGGTCTGAAACTAACGCGTGGAGTGATATTTGGTGCGACCTAGGCCCTCTTCGTAAGTTCATTACCCCAAGAATTATTGCCAATGCAGGATTTCACTTACAATCTTCGTTAGCGGACATAGTTTCTCCGAATGGTCAATGGAGGTGGCCGATTGCCTGGTACAATCTCTTCCCGGTGTTAATTAATTTAATTCCTCCTAGTATTCGGGAGAATGTTCGCGATCGGTTGGTGTGGAAGGATTTAGAAGGAAACACATGCCATTTTACATCTTGGGAGGTGTGGAATAGTATTCGTATCCACGATAACAAAGTAAACTGGGTGAATATGGTGTGGTTTAAACAATGCATCCCCAAACACTCGTTCCACATTTGGCTTGTTATTCGGAATAAATTGAAGACGCAAGATCGGCTATCGGTGTGGGAAGCGGGAAGTGAAACAAATCTTAAACTTATGTGTTGCCCTTTATGTTGCTTTGACAGGGACTCGAGAGATCATCTGTTTTTTGAATGTTCTTTTGCGGCTCAAGTTTGGAATAATGTTAGAACGATGACCAACATGGAGCATGTGAATGGTGAGTGGTCCGATATTATGACTTGGATGGAGCAAAATGTGAGCTTAAAAAAGCCCGACAATGTCATCAGCCGTTTGGTGGTTGCGGCTGCCTCATACTTTGTGTGGCAAGAACGAAACAACAGGCTTTTTACTCGAAGGCAACGTACGGCTTTGGTGGTTGCTCAGGAAATTATCACGACTGTCCGTATGAGAATTTTGAACTTCAAGTTTAAGAGGAGATTCGAAAAAAGAAGCTTGATGGAGAAGTGGAAGATTCCTAGCAGCAATATGGAGATAGAACCGGATTAG